The genomic region ATAGAGATTTTGGATAACGGTCAGCTGCGATGAGGCATTCCATTTGACCTGCGTTCCATAGCTCGGGAGGTTGTTGGGATAAGACAGGAAGTTATAGCGGTTGATGACATAGAACGCCGTCTTGACCGCCTCGCCGAACTGATATTGTGCGGCGACTCCGAACATAAAATACGGCGAGTTGTCAGCGAGATACGATCTCGTATAGTTGAAATTGTCTTTTGCATAGAATGAATCGTACCCGATGAAGCTGTTGAACAGTCCGGCCGTCAATGTAAGGCCCGTACCAACGGGAGCCAGATACGAGACGTTGGCGCGGGAAAAATGGCTGAACGTATCGGCGTTCGGGTACGGATCTCCGAACCGTAGGCTGGCATTGGGAACTTCGCCGGTCACATCGCGTCCTGTCTGAAGGGCCAACTCCATTCCCCAACGCGACGCCTCGTTGGCGTCCTTCCTGACGTACGCCAGCGCCATGTTGATATTCGGATCGTTGACCCGTTGCGTCGTCACCTTGCTGCGCCACAAATGATTCTCGGGAAAGTTGAAGTCGACGGCGTAGCTCAGATCAAGATACAGACCGTAGTGCCATAACGATCTCGGCTCCTCGTCGCGTTGATCGGCTTTGGATTCGGTCTGGGGGATGGAAACAGGGGGTGGCTGTTCCGCGCCTGCCGTCAAGACATCGGCCCGCCAGGCCAATATACATATCACGGTGGACAGCGCGCTGATTTTCAGGAGATCGACGATCGTTCCCGCTCGCACGATCACACCGATTTCCACAGGAGATCAAGGACCGTCTGCTCACGGCAGACAGCTCCTCCGGTCTTGACGTCTTCCTAATACGTTTGCGCCGTCTTTTTACCTCATTTTGACGGATAATGCGCTATCGTGTTTGGTGTTTGTGAGCACAGCGCCCTGTCACTGGTTGAAGGCATGCACGAGAAGGAGAAACCGTTCGAGTGAACCGGTCCCTGCTGCGGACGTTCGGTCTGGCCGTCTGGTTGGGAGCCAGCGTCATTGCAGTGTCCGCATCGGGTGAAGAGACTCCGGCAGAACCTTCCGCTGAGCCGGCACGCGTGGACAAGCCTCTCTGGCACTACGGAGGATTCATCGATCTTGGCTATTCGCTCGACTTCAATTTTCCGGCCAACCATTTTTTCCGCGACCGAAGCACCACCCCCAGAGTCAATGAGCTCAACCTCAACATGGTCGCCGGCTACGTCCGCAAGGATGCGACGGAATCGTCGCGATGGGGAACGGAATGGCTCGTGCAAGCCGGGGAAGATTCCAAGGCCTTCGGATTTGCCGTCGGCGTGCCGAATGCGCCGAATTCCGACGTGTGGCGCCATTTCGGGAGGGCAAATGCCTCGTATCTGGCGCCCGTCGGCAACGGGCTCACGGTGCAGGCCGGACTGTTCAACAGCTTCATCGGGTACGAATCGCTCTATGCCAAGGACAACGGCAATTACACGCGCGCCTGGATCGCGGACTATTCGCCGTACTTGATGTTCGGAGTGAATGCCCAGTACGACTTCAACGAGCGATGGGGCGGCGCATTTTTCATCATCAACGACTACTTCCATCTCGAACATTCGAACAACGTCCCAAGCTACGGAGGGCAGGTACGGTACACACCCGCCTCGGGCTGGACCGTCAAGGAAACCGTCTACTACGGTCCCGATCAGTCTGACACCGCGATGGAGTTCTGGCGCTTCTTCTCGGACAGCATCGTGGAATGGAAGGGCGAGCACCTGACGCTGGCGTTCGACTATCAGATTGGGACGCAGAGGAATGCATCGGCGCCAGGAAATCCGCGTGATTTCTACACGGGAGGGACTCT from Nitrospira japonica harbors:
- a CDS encoding outer membrane beta-barrel protein, which produces MNRSLLRTFGLAVWLGASVIAVSASGEETPAEPSAEPARVDKPLWHYGGFIDLGYSLDFNFPANHFFRDRSTTPRVNELNLNMVAGYVRKDATESSRWGTEWLVQAGEDSKAFGFAVGVPNAPNSDVWRHFGRANASYLAPVGNGLTVQAGLFNSFIGYESLYAKDNGNYTRAWIADYSPYLMFGVNAQYDFNERWGGAFFIINDYFHLEHSNNVPSYGGQVRYTPASGWTVKETVYYGPDQSDTAMEFWRFFSDSIVEWKGEHLTLAFDYQIGTQRNASAPGNPRDFYTGGTLETRWHIAGPWAVSVRPEFYWDRNGLMTGSEQFIKAVTTTGEYRIPYKWTTTICRLEYRYDDSTGPGGGFFKGTNNVLTPGQQMLIFSVVGTFDSP
- a CDS encoding outer membrane beta-barrel protein; this encodes MIVRAGTIVDLLKISALSTVICILAWRADVLTAGAEQPPPVSIPQTESKADQRDEEPRSLWHYGLYLDLSYAVDFNFPENHLWRSKVTTQRVNDPNINMALAYVRKDANEASRWGMELALQTGRDVTGEVPNASLRFGDPYPNADTFSHFSRANVSYLAPVGTGLTLTAGLFNSFIGYDSFYAKDNFNYTRSYLADNSPYFMFGVAAQYQFGEAVKTAFYVINRYNFLSYPNNLPSYGTQVKWNASSQLTVIQNLYYGPDQSNTQMKYWRFFSDSILEWKRHAFTVALAYDIGTEQSIPEAGGRQAFWTGGAIWGHWQLARPWAVAVRPELYYDPDGTLTGAKQFIKAVTTTLEYRWYYAWTTTIFRLEYRFDNSTGPQGGFYTGGQIAPGVIGLTPSQNLLFFSALWSFDSR